The DNA window CCGGTAGACGCCAGGCTCCAGCTTCGTCCCAGGGGGCAGGAAGTCCCGGACGCGTCCATCCGTATTGGTGGTGCCGCGCGCCAGCTCCCTCCATTCGCCGCTGGGCGTCTGGGCTTCCAGGGTGATGGGGACGCCCGCGGCGGGGCGGCCTGACTGCGTATCGAGGACGTGGGTGGACAGGGTGCTCATGGGCTGGTGAGAAGCTTCTCCAGGCGGATGCGGGTGATTTGCGCTTGTTCTCCGGCCGCGATGCGCATCTCCAGGGCCGGGGGGTTGTTCAGCCGCTCACGCAGCTGCTCCAGGATCTCCGCCGCGCTCTTGCCCGTGGCGCAGATGAGGAACGTGAAGCCAAAGCGCTCCTCGTACTCCCGGTTGCCGTCGGCGAGCCCCTGAATCACTTCCTCGCTCGCGCCCTGCACCCCCTTCTGCTCCTGCTCGGACCAGGTGCTGGTGGCCTTGAAGCGCTCGCGCAGCTTGGAGATGTCGCCAATGCGCGGGTGGTGGGTG is part of the Stigmatella erecta genome and encodes:
- the uraH gene encoding hydroxyisourate hydrolase produces the protein MSTLSTHVLDTQSGRPAAGVPITLEAQTPSGEWRELARGTTNTDGRVRDFLPPGTKLEPGVYRMTFHTGEYFRANSLKGFYPYIPVVFELSPAEEHYHVPLLLSPFGFSTYRGS
- the uraD gene encoding 2-oxo-4-hydroxy-4-carboxy-5-ureidoimidazoline decarboxylase, with amino-acid sequence MSRLDWLNGLSLEDAQAEFLRCCGSRRWAEGMARARPFSRETSVYTEAGWLWSQTGPDDWKEAITHHPRIGDISKLRERFKATSTWSEQEQKGVQGASEEVIQGLADGNREYEERFGFTFLICATGKSAAEILEQLRERLNNPPALEMRIAAGEQAQITRIRLEKLLTSP